Below is a genomic region from Helianthus annuus cultivar XRQ/B chromosome 2, HanXRQr2.0-SUNRISE, whole genome shotgun sequence.
CGTCCGTCCACCACCGGATctgtgtagagagagagagagaactgagagagagagagagtgtatcTGCGttgttttagtgagagagagagatcgagggttatatatatatatatattatataatatataattaaatttgttttaatttattagaAGAGTAAAATCAAAATGACtaatgcccctgcactaaaggacaaaataatcagttttcaacagtgaaaatagagggtttttggattttggactaaaatggcaacaaaatgcaaaccacaggcacccagatttaaaaagtttgagatttggactaaagtggcaaaactgctcaaaccacaaggaccaaaatggcagtttactctaaataatATAAGATTTAACGGTGATAACAATATTGGAGTAAATCCAAACTGATAAAAGATTCATAGATAATAACAGTCTTGGTGAAATTGAAATTTAAACAAAAATCATATACATAAACAATTAATATAAGTTTGAACGCTGCTAAAAATTTTGGTGAGAAATTaaaatttacatatatatatatatatatatatatatatatatatatatatatatatatatatatatatatatatagggaggttcatttgagaagaaaattaaattaagaagaaaaagaacaaagagtacaaatgtaaaacattaaatagttttctctcaactcatttattattatctttgactaattaattagtcataaacactatcatcctccacacgtaaatttttgcttacacacatcaaaatttattatacacgttttgaaatttatcctacacatattgatacttatcctacacaccttgtaatttatgctacactttaaattgtatattttttctttttttgaaaaatatgtttttttgaaaataagttacaaatttaatgtagttagctattaaaaaggaagactaccaattaatgatccatctaagtttaccaatatacccttacactaatattaaatgcaaaaattaaatgaagtaaaatgaagcattcttattggttgaaatttcttcttttttattcttacaaaaaatttcttctcatttgatgAAACACTGATTAACACCAAGGTTAACCGATGGGGTTATTTCTTTTATGGGTTCAACCTTTTTTCTTACTCGTGATAATAGCTCGAAACCTGCAAAACAGTAACCACCGTCAGTCTCGGGTCCACTGCTTCTCTCTGTTTTCTCTCTTTACTTCTTTTCGGTGTGCTATCTGATTGATTGTGTGTCGCGCATCTTCTCTTGGTGGGCTTCTTTCTCTGTGACTAGAAGTCTTCCACGACTGGCCTCTGCCTTTTCTGCCGTGTCGGTCATTAGAGTTATGTGCGCGTTGACGGTGGTCATCACCGGTCAACTGTTTGTCTGTCTGTGCTATTGTTTTGGCAGCCtcaatgaaggtttcccagtCTTTAGGTCCTCCGTCTCTTCCTTTCACGCGTTTGATTAGATCATCACACTTGACTGCCCTCATGAAGTGCGCGCGCATCATCTTTTCACCTACGTCCCCAATCTCCAGACATTCCTTGTTATATCTTGTGATAAAATCTTCCACGCTTTCATGGTCTCGGCGCCATATGTTCAGACAATCTGCTGGGTCTCTGGCGTGTCGCCGCTGTTGAGAGAAGTGTGCCAGGAACTTCTCTCTGAAGTCGACCCATGACTTAATTTTCCCTGCTGGTAAGCTGCCGAACCAGACGCGCGCTGCGCCCACGAACGTTTGTGCGAACAGGTGACACCAAGTTGGTAGGTTCCACCCACCTATTGCTCCTGCGCCTTTGAAAACCTGGAGGTGGTCATCTGGATCTGTCAGGCCATTGTATTTGCCAACGTTGTGCGGCAGCTTGGTTTTGTCTATAGCGGCTGTGGCAATCTCCTTGGTTAATTTTGAATCTTCAGCCATGTCGTCTGGACGATAGCTTAAGGTATAATCATGCTCTGCCTTTGGGTTGTACCCTGCGCGCTTTGCGGGCTTGTATGACGCGTGTTCCGGGAGTAACCTGCTGAACACTGTGCTTTCCTTGTACGTTGGGTCTTCCTCTTCGTCTTCCCActcattgttcatgttgcgcgcgcCCAGGCGGCTTTGAATCGGCTTACGTTGTAAGTTGGAGTGCTGCACATAGTTGCTTTCTGTTTCACCATAAGTGTCGCGCGTGTCGTACGCACTAGGTTTtctgatgtttgttgcaggtccTTTTTCTGGGCGTAAAGTCCACGCGTTGACCTGCTGAGTCGTATGTGTGCTCAGAGACCGTTGCGGTGGAGTAACGAACGCCGATTGGTTAGCATGTGCTTGGAGCAGGGCTTGTTGCGCGCTCAGTTGTGTGTAAACCAGGTTTATGGATGCCACTTGTTCAGcgtaccaggaagccagagtttttccttcgggtagccctaaCAGTGTAGAGAAATTTagttgtgcttgttccgatggagctGAGGGGCCAGCTCCATGGCTTGATGTGTGTACCGGTGGAGGTGTTTGAACCAACCCAGATGGGGGTATTTGCTGGACTACCCCTTGTGGAGGTTGGAAAATGGCTCCGTTTGTGGTCTGGGTGATTATCCTGGTGGGAGTTTGGAAaatgggtccagttgtggtttggctagcGACCCTGGACGCACTTCCGAAAATGCTCGGAAAATCGTTGTTTGTTTGCCCTTCCTGGATGGTTTCGTTCCTCTGACCCCTTTGGACGTGTGCTGagtccgaaacgagttcaaaggaagaaacttctcTATCTACATGGTGTGAAGGGTTTTGCTCATCCATTCTACGAGTGTTTCTTGAAAAGAAAAGAGATGGGATTGGTTTtgcaaaaaagcggatggcgccaatgatgaaacactgaTTAACACCAAGGTTAACCGATGGGGTTATTTCTTTTATGGGTTCAACCTCTTTTCTTACTCGTGATAATAGCTCGAAACCTGCAAAACAGTAACCACCGTCAGTCTCGTTAAGAGGCGGAGAAAGgggatttccctcttaaccaggctccggcgtgagaataagtactgttctgagagtaaataaacagtgtgtgtatagagtgaatATGGAGAGTAAAGATcttgaacctgaatgatgaagggtcctatttatagccggagggtgaagaaggaaggagcagctgtgccagctgtgggcgcgtgccagctgtccgaccaaggggaatttcctcttggtctgctctgtcacggtaggtgtagtggtacacgtggcgttcttTCATTTGCCCACGCTGGAGACCTCGTACCGGTGTTGTCAGCTCTGCTCCCTGATTtgccgcaggcctatgtggcgtcctgcgagtggtgacacgtgttgtcctttatgtctggtagagcatctttggtgccacctgcggatcttctagaagcttctagaagcttccggGTTGTCTTGCTGATGTGGTCGCCGAGTATGctcaaaaagtggtgtggtccctgccatgtagacagggaattgggaccatacctcttcatcATTTGAACtctacactatatatatatatatatatatatatatatatatatatatatagggggaggttcatttgagaagaaaattaaattgagaagaaaaagaacaaagtgtataattgtaaaacattaaatagtttttctctcatctcatttattattatctttgagtaattaattagtcataaagactatcatcctccacactaaaaaTTTTGCCTACACACATTAAAATTCACcctacacgttttgaaatttatcctacaaatATTGAAATTTATCCCACATAGCTTGTAAAccatcctacacacctcgtaatttatcctacactataatttaatttttttttcttctttgaaaaaatatatttttttgaaaataagttacaaatttaatctAGTTAGTTATTTATGAGgaagactaccaattaatgatctatctaagtttaccaatatgCCCTTACACTAATAtcaaatacaaaaattaaatgaagtaaaatgaagcattcttattggttaaaatttcttcttttttattcttacaaaaaatttcttctcatttgaaacctccactatatatatatatatatatatatagtagaggATCTTGTACAAAGTGagacttttgtgagaagtgtgagagataatttgggaatgacaagtgtcctttatcttaattaattcaaaagggtgtaTTAGTAATGTTCCATTattatcaattaattgatttccaaagataactgccaaaaataTCAGGCGATATATCAGGGATTTGATTCGAATTCGAATTGTTCTATACATTTAATTGTTTATGGTAAGTTCTTGTTGTAGTGTTATATTCCccagtcaatagtgttatattatgtaaaggtatctttaatctccttttcatagtgttttatccccatcaaTAGTATTTTATTCtatatagtgtcttacagtaaacatatagtgttatatctttctatagtgttttatcatgtaatatattgttcctttcatagtgttttattctgtatagtgtcttacagtaaacagatagtgttatatcttcctatagtgttttatcatgtaatatactgttccttttcatagtgttttatcccccatcaacagtgttttatttatgtatagtgtcttacagtaaacagatagtgttatatcttcctatagtgttttatcatgtaatatactgttcttatagtgttataaaaattgttgtgaaggaaatcgaagaatttattcagtacgagaaattcgctgatttttaggagattgatgggggtttttgaaacagttaccataaattcgctgatttataggagattgatgggggttttgaaacggttaccatatttgaaacgttggaaaagtcactattgcccttcaattttacataaggtccttctaattaaaacacaatttacattttataccctattgatctcaaccattagatcaaatatccaatggtttaaaacacttcttacccttctcacgttttagacactttttaccatatccctaccctaccctacatatatatatatatatatatatatataggctaattataacGAGAAAACTCAatccagttgactaaaccctgaaaactcTAACATGTGGCTAGGATTGATCCACGTTTAAATTGATATTTGAAAGGAGCAAGGGCATGATAGTCATTTTCTATGTTACATTTTTGACATGTAGTGATGGGTTGGTGATGTTTGCACACGCAGACTTTCTCATACCTTCCCAACCTTCCTTCTTGTCATCTTTTTTAATTAATGCATTTAGTACTTGTTAGACTTTTCACAACCTTCCTTCTTCTCTCACATCTTACTCTCACAACCTTCCAATATCTCATTGCCCATCTCATTAATACATACCCCTCATCAGCTTTTTCACTTCATTTATTCACACCAGAGAGAAGAGTGAAAGAGAGAATCCTTACTCACCATTGAAGAGTATTTGCATTTAACATGGCTGATTCGAACAGCCAACAACATCGAACTGTTGCCGGCGGTACGGAGTTACCCAACCTCAATGATGATCCTGGTTCACCCTTAAATGTTGTCCCACATAATCTTTCACTTCattttgcatttaatgaagatgaagatgcttTGGGTGAGGGTAGAGTTTCACCAGATCCTGAACCTATTTCTTCTGAGCTTCCACGTGAGTGATTTTTTTTCTGTTTCATTAAATGTACAGCTTTAAATGCTTGTTTAGATTTTCGTTCGATTCATCTTGGttcatttttttttttctgttgtgTAAATTAAGGATTTCTTTGTTTAGATGTTCATTGGATTCTTCttgcttatttttttttttttttgtttttttatgtgtAGCCTCACTTCTGAATCAAAATGGcccaaatgatgatgaagatggtgtTCAAGATTGTACTTTTACGCAGTTGCTATCCACAGGTCATTGTTTATGTGAAACCATGAATTTTTATCTATAGGTTTATTGTAACACCcatttttttaatgtttgtagtttattattattattattattattattattattattattattattattattattattatcattatcattatgattattattattattattattattattattattattattattattattattataaacagatgatgttttgggtagtTTGGTTGAAAATGTGGTAATTTTTTTTCAAGGTAAAAACAAGTGTAACCATTTTTTTTATGAAACAAGCTTTTATAAAACATGTCGTTACACTTGtattaagtttttatattttttggaaCGTGAAAGCACTCGAGATTACTTTTTTTGTTTACATAAAAAAATGCACTAGCATCTACACTTTTTGGCGACATCAATAAAATAAAATCTACGTCCACgttttatttgaatttttttgGAAAACGTGTTAATGTTGTATTTTTGGAAATACAGTATCAGTTTGTTAGGTTTCATGTTAcaagtaaatttgttttttaacCTATACGTGTTATAATTTATTAAACAATACCTTTTTTGTAGGTGTTCATGCGGACGAGGAATTTTATGTTCACTACACACCCAATGGGACTAGAATGTGGTGTCCTAATGTTCCTATTGTTTTAAAGCCTGTTGTTGGTTCTGTATATGAAACGTGGAAGGATGTGTTCAGTATGTACAAGGACTATGCTGGGTATTCTGGGTTTTCTATTCGTAAGGGGCAAACCAAGAGATGGAAGGGGTTTGTCACTCACCAGTACATAAGGTGTACTAAATATTCAAAACCACAGATTAAGCGTAAAACTGATACTTTGGAGCAGTCAAGCTTGAGTATTAGGCAAAGTAATTTCACAGTGACAGATTGCAAGGCTAGTATACTGGTTAAGTTTTGTGAGGGCAGCTCTACGTGCACAGTGGTAGGGTTCAATGAGCACCATAATCATCCGTTTGTTGAGCGTTTTAATCGTGACCTAAGTAGGATTTCAAGGAAACTACCATTTGCATCCAAACAGTTTATCCATAACATGAGTTTGAACAGAATTGGTCCGATTGTTTCTCACAGAGTTTTAGTGTCCCTGATGGGTGGACATCACAATGTACGTGGCACGCCAACTGATTTTAAGAACTGGAGCCAGTCGGTTAGGCTTTATATTGGCGATCGTGATGCGCAACTTGTTATAGATCGTCTCAAAGAAAGATCTGAGAGCTTACCAGACTTTTACTATGAGTTTGTTGTTGAGAAAGGGCAATTGAGATCGATTTTTTGGGCAGACGAAATTTCCAAGATAAACTACGAGGTGTTTGGGGATGTGTTAGCTTTTGATACGACTTATCACACTAACAAGTAAGGTTTTGGAAAGTTGCACTTTTTTTCCCTTTAACATATTATTaacctttgtttttttttctttgtcgCACAGGTACAACATGATTTTTGTTCCTTTCACAGGCGTtgataatcataaacaatgtgtGACATTCGGTGCTGGCTTGTTATTCAATGAAACCACTGAGTCTTACAAgtggttacttgaatcatttctgAAGGCACACAAGAAGCAACCAAAGTTAGTTCTGACGGACCAGGACCCTTCAATGAAAGCTGCCATTTCAGAGGTTTTCACAGACTCTCGGCACCGCCTTTGCATGTGGCATATTATGAAAAAACTTCCCACCAAGGTTTTATTAATTTATGAATCTCTTttgagaagtttttttttttttttgttgtttcatTTTATTAACAGTATTGTGTTTTCAGATGTATAGATTGCTGGAGACCTGTTACAAAACTCTGAGCTAAAAGCATTGATGCATCGTTTGGTGTGGAGTATTCACATGAAGCCATCTACATTTGAGACGCGTTGGCAACTTTTGATGGAGGAATATGGGTTACAAGATCACGACTGGTTGAATGACATGTACTCAATTAGGGACCAATGGGTACCTGCCTACTTCCGTGACATCCCAATGTGTTGTCTGATGAAGACTACATCAAGATGTGAAAGCTCTAACTCAAGCTTCAAGGTCAACTCTTCTAGCACTAACACACTAGTTCAGTTCATGCTATGTTACGAAACTAGGATAGACAATCAGCGTTACAGGCAACGTGTTGCAGAGTTTAAAACTTCATCTAGTGTATTCATGGACAGTACTGACCTAGCTATTGAGAAGCATGCTTTTGAGTTGTATATACATGCAATTTCCACAAAAGTAAGAAAAGAGATATACAAGGGGAAGCTGTTTTGTTACATTGTAAACACGGAGGATTGTGATGATGTTTATGTTTACTATGTGAATCAGTTGGACAAACGTAACATTGCAACCAACACATTCACGGTAACTTGATGTATCCTTATAGTTGCATTTTTTGTTTTAATCTATTCATTATGCTTTTTTTCACAGAAGCTTAattatgtgttttggtgtttttgtaGGTTAAACTTGAGTTGAGTAATCAGTCGGTATCCTGTTCATGCAACTGCTTCATCCGTATTGGATATCTGTGTAGGCACATTTTTTGTGTTTACCGGGTAAACAATATTGAAAAAATCCCGGCCCAGTTTGTTGTTAAGCGTTGGTCTAGGGACGTGCTTCCTAAAAGTTTATTTTCTATTGAGAGTCGATATGGCGTTGACACTCGTCCACAAGCTGCTGCGAGAAGTCAGATTCTTGAGATCGTAACTGAATGTGTGGACGCATTAAGAAGTGATGTTGGAGGACTTTCTTCTTTCGCTGAGCAGATAAAGGAACTGAAATGCAAGTTACTAAATGGAGGACCAGTTGATGACGAAGCCAACAATGATAACTATGCTGCTGTTGAAGAATTGCTTGGTGTTTCTTTAGATGGGGACGTAACTCTCAACAATCCAGACGGGATCAGGAACAAAGGACGCGGCAAACGCCGACGATTGTCTAGAGCACCTAAGGATGGAACGAGCAACTCTGCTGTCAAACCTCCCAAAACACCCAGGCTTTGCCGAACCTGTATGAAGTACGTGACTGGGCATGATTCAAGAAATTGCAAGAAAAAGAAGAACAAGAATAAATCGGGTAACGAGGACGAGGACGAGGACTCAAGCTCTGCGAGTCAGGAGTCCACTTGATTTGGTATTTTATGTTGATGTGTGTGCTGTGCGTGTTTTGAAAACTTTTATGACGCCAGCTTTTTGGTCTCCATTTTAGTGGAGCGCAAGTAAACTTTGATCACCCCTTTTGTATTTTTTTGTGCCGCCTTTTGTACATGCACATGTTTGCATGTGTAGATTATCTGAAAATCGATGCACATGCATATGTTTGCATGTTAGGATGTATGTGGGTTTGGTATGTCGTATGATTTTCAGTTTAATGACTATGGTTTAACTGATCAGTTGCATTATGAAATGATATCCCTAATGTTTTGTGTGAGAAGTAAACGTTGCATTGTTTGTTGAGATTAAGAAATGGTGGTACTTAGTTGGATTATCCTTGTTAGTATGCTAATGATATTTTCGTTAGTATGTAGTTGTTGATGTTTCGTTGAAGCTGATACCTTTTTATGCTAtggattttttagtttttttttttttttactatgttacattttttttaccCTGAGTTTTTTGTAGATTTTTGCTGTGTTTGAATCTGAGATTTTTCTATCTTATggattttttggttttgtttatACCATGTTACATATTTTGGACGTTACATCCATCCTACGTATATAATTAGTTAGAAAATGACCCTTTTCGTTACAAAAGCcagtaacaaaaaaaaattctaagCACATATAGtagtttgtattttttttttttttttgtgtttgtagttttttttacaaaacacaAGCTGTAGATACATTTTTACAGAATACATACAACAAGATGTATCTTTTTGTTACTTTTTCCTTTTTATCTGGTGATGCATTTAATTTGTCATTTACTTTCATATCTAATCACCACCATCCACCCCCaaagtttatttttttcattataaATAGTTTCAGCATACCCAATGTGTATATCCCCAAAGCATTGTTACCTACTTATCACACACAAAGCATAACAATGCACAAGAGGCCATGCTTGGTTTCCAAAGTTCCGGATGTTGAGGCGATCGATCTCAATCCTGAAAAAAATGAGTTCATTAATGTTGGGAAGAGACTTCGAAAGTATGCATCGACTCCAGTCGGCGTTGGCGATATTCCTGAAACAAGCCCTCTACCCGCTATGCCCATACGTACGCTTAGGAAGATTTTTACTAGTGATGGGCACCCCCGCGGGAAGAGAAGTAGTTGTTCGACCCCAAAGGTTGAACCCGATGTGAAGCATACGGCGCGAGCAATACCGAAAAATGAGCCTACTGTTAACGCTACAGTCAAGATGGAGCCAAGAGTAGTGCCCAAGGGTGAGCCTACAATATACCCAACAAAAAGAGATGTTGATGATCCCAAAACCAGCGATTGGGTTGATGATGTCTCGTGGATGAGTGAAATTGAGTGGGATTCATATTTCCCAATAAACATATCAGTTTCCCCCGTGCCAGCAAACCCATGCAAGTGCAAAAAATGGTTCACATGAACAAGCTCAAGTAGAAATTAGGTGTTGTTGTTGTGTTTTATTAATTATGTTGTTTtttaagatgtatgtatgttttTAGGTTAATTAGAAATTAGGTGTAGTATCAGGTTATCAACATTATCTAAGGAGTAATTTATGTGTCTAatgtttttgtaattttttgtgGTGTAATATctaatggaaaaaaaaaaactatctagTTTGTGTGTTGTTACTTCTTTGTTGGgatgtattatttttttttctgtttttggtTATTCAAGTAGATATGTGGTATTAAAACTTTTCCTAGGGGGGTAGGCCCTATGTTAAAAAAAAGTAATGAAAAGTAAAAAGAGTAGGAAGTACATGGACGTGGGTAATGACAAAAGGATATATTTATAATGGGACCCACAAATGGTTGGTTCATATCTTTATTTTAGATCCATCATTTCAACTAGAGGCTTCCAACTATCTCCATCTCCAACTACCCAAACTATATTTAAATATATGATTTTCTCATCTCTCTTTTTTGTATACAATTCATCTACCTCTCAAAAAAGATGAAAAGGTGTTCATGTGGGAGGATTGCTGCTATCCGGACATCATGGACTGACGATAACCCAGGAAGAAGGTTCTATTCATGTCCATTTAAGGTAAAAAATTCGAACCCTGATTTTAATAAGTAAATGTGTGTTCTAATCGT
It encodes:
- the LOC110898564 gene encoding protein FAR1-RELATED SEQUENCE 5-like — translated: MADSNSQQHRTVAGGTELPNLNDDPGSPLNVVPHNLSLHFAFNEDEDALGEGRVSPDPEPISSELPPSLLNQNGPNDDEDGVQDCTFTQLLSTGVHADEEFYVHYTPNGTRMWCPNVPIVLKPVVGSVYETWKDVFSMYKDYAGYSGFSIRKGQTKRWKGFVTHQYIRCTKYSKPQIKRKTDTLEQSSLSIRQSNFTVTDCKASILVKFCEGSSTCTVVGFNEHHNHPFVERFNRDLSRISRKLPFASKQFIHNMSLNRIGPIVSHRVLVSLMGGHHNVRGTPTDFKNWSQSVRLYIGDRDAQLVIDRLKERSESLPDFYYEFVVEKGQLRSIFWADEISKINYEVFGDVLAFDTTYHTNKYNMIFVPFTGVDNHKQCVTFGAGLLFNETTESYKWLLESFLKAHKKQPKLVLTDQDPSMKAAISEVFTDSRHRLCMWHIMKKLPTKIAGDLLQNSELKALMHRLVWSIHMKPSTFETRWQLLMEEYGLQDHDWLNDMYSIRDQWVPAYFRDIPMCCLMKTTSRCESSNSSFKVNSSSTNTLVQFMLCYETRIDNQRYRQRVAEFKTSSSVFMDSTDLAIEKHAFELYIHAISTKVRKEIYKGKLFCYIVNTEDCDDVYVYYVNQLDKRNIATNTFTVKLELSNQSVSCSCNCFIRIGYLCRHIFCVYRVNNIEKIPAQFVVKRWSRDVLPKSLFSIESRYGVDTRPQAAARSQILEIVTECVDALRSDVGGLSSFAEQIKELKCKLLNGGPVDDEANNDNYAAVEELLGVSLDGDVTLNNPDGIRNKGRGKRRRLSRAPKDGTSNSAVKPPKTPRLCRTCMKYVTGHDSRNCKKKKNKNKSGNEDEDEDSSSASQEST